Proteins co-encoded in one Corynebacterium tuberculostearicum genomic window:
- a CDS encoding sensor histidine kinase has protein sequence MRTLKACAWSLVLGALFIPALVVSVLMLPWIPLVGRAAEFVGRLGAQWMGVEIPPRRAGRWFDWQQFYHLILQLLISAACFAAWTALGFTAGVLVIAPFVPKTEFSFGEWSTSNRPLIFLTCWLTASLLVALLVGLNRLLVLASTSLTRLALSPSAEELAASRATLIDAFSGERRRIERELHDGPQQYLTALKLNLAAAKLQAPPEAQPTLADAEHNASLALASLRATVRGIAPQVLFDAGLIPALDELLAHSGLETELHVEGVERSVDETTALLAYHAVAEALTNGSKHGAATEAMVTVAFGQTLRLDIVDNGTGPTAKEPAETAISDAEARTGTGLAGLRERAAALGGTVNFAAAHDAAAGERGGRLRVELPLKEAE, from the coding sequence GATTCCGCTGGTGGGACGCGCCGCGGAATTTGTCGGCCGGTTAGGTGCGCAGTGGATGGGCGTAGAGATCCCACCCCGGCGTGCGGGCCGGTGGTTTGATTGGCAGCAGTTTTATCACCTTATCTTGCAACTTTTGATTTCGGCTGCATGCTTTGCCGCGTGGACGGCCTTGGGCTTTACAGCGGGTGTGCTGGTAATTGCGCCATTCGTGCCAAAGACCGAATTCTCCTTTGGCGAGTGGTCTACCTCCAACCGGCCGCTGATTTTCTTAACCTGTTGGCTGACCGCTTCGCTGCTGGTGGCTTTATTAGTGGGGCTCAACCGCCTCTTGGTCTTGGCATCGACCTCGCTGACTCGGCTGGCATTGAGCCCCTCGGCCGAGGAATTGGCGGCCTCGCGCGCGACGCTTATCGATGCCTTCTCTGGCGAGCGCCGCCGCATCGAGCGCGAACTGCACGATGGTCCACAGCAGTACCTCACCGCGCTCAAGCTCAACTTGGCTGCCGCAAAATTGCAAGCCCCTCCTGAGGCGCAACCGACCTTGGCCGATGCGGAACATAATGCCTCATTGGCCTTGGCCTCCCTGCGCGCGACGGTGCGTGGCATTGCCCCGCAGGTGCTTTTCGACGCCGGATTAATCCCCGCCCTCGACGAATTACTCGCCCACTCCGGGCTGGAGACCGAACTACATGTGGAAGGCGTCGAGCGCTCGGTGGATGAGACCACTGCCCTGCTGGCTTACCATGCGGTGGCCGAGGCGCTTACCAATGGGTCCAAACATGGCGCGGCCACTGAGGCGATGGTAACGGTTGCTTTCGGGCAGACGCTGCGCCTCGACATCGTTGACAACGGCACGGGCCCCACGGCCAAGGAGCCAGCTGAGACGGCCATCTCGGACGCAGAAGCTCGGACGGGCACCGGCCTCGCCGGGCTGCGCGAGCGCGCCGCCGCACTGGGCGGCACGGTAAACTTTGCCGCGGCTCATGACGCTGCCGCCGGCGAACGCGGCGGCCGGCTGCGGGTCGAATTACCGCTGAAGGAGGCGGAATGA